One part of the Paraglaciecola sp. L3A3 genome encodes these proteins:
- a CDS encoding bifunctional diguanylate cyclase/phosphodiesterase: MSCLLLFRIVDLAEWKWRSQFIVSEGTSAINRFAFGVLLTAALWSMHTLIFLPAMDFDGFCFNFIILTAFAGGAVPVLSASRYISFSYGLILVFPLAIITLFSEHQYQQALGYIAIPLSILLITLGIKTSRSTANAIQQKYENEKLSLEMKQERNRVKMANNELKQASQKIAEINIHLEDEVKTRTAQIVNLNNLDPLTKLVNRKAFTTNLTSLIEKAKSNNAHLALLFIDLNGFKKINDTMGHKVGDSVLIQVAQRISAFSESNPVGRWGGDQFLVALSYSDEEAAKSIAKAIITSIEQIIFVDGNELHLTASIGIATSPTHTSSATELIQLADLTMCQQKKTSVAAARLFSVDLKEKIEASQRILDGLQHAIQRKQLYLCYQPIVSANDKSPRAFEALLRWDFNGTFIGPDQFIPLAEKSGLIKEIGAWVLNRACMDAKHWQYCTDTAVSVNVSVIQLMDDGFMRLLDNCLKSTGLPPHRLHLEITESTFVENQNKVLQQLKHIQERQINLSIDDFGTGYSSLSQLQTLPVNYVKIDKTFVDNIEGKGEAIIRATQYIAQALNYKTIAEGVETDKQADLLFAMGIDYLQGYNFAKPMKTEDLILWQKSAPKSTSSTKFPNEYI; encoded by the coding sequence ATGAGTTGTCTATTATTATTCAGAATCGTCGATTTAGCAGAATGGAAATGGCGTAGCCAGTTTATAGTATCCGAAGGAACTAGCGCGATAAATAGATTTGCATTTGGTGTATTATTAACCGCCGCACTTTGGTCTATGCATACCCTGATCTTTTTACCTGCTATGGATTTTGACGGGTTTTGTTTTAACTTCATTATTTTGACTGCATTTGCTGGCGGAGCAGTCCCAGTATTATCTGCAAGTCGCTATATTTCATTTTCTTACGGTTTAATTCTCGTATTTCCTTTAGCTATTATTACACTATTTTCAGAACATCAGTATCAACAAGCTCTCGGTTATATTGCCATTCCATTAAGCATATTACTCATAACTTTGGGTATTAAAACATCAAGGTCTACGGCCAACGCAATTCAACAAAAATATGAAAATGAAAAGCTATCTCTAGAAATGAAACAAGAAAGAAATAGAGTAAAAATGGCGAATAATGAATTAAAACAGGCGTCACAAAAAATAGCTGAAATCAATATTCATCTTGAAGATGAAGTTAAAACAAGGACGGCACAAATAGTCAATTTGAATAATCTTGACCCTTTGACAAAACTGGTGAATCGTAAGGCATTTACGACAAATTTAACAAGCTTAATCGAAAAAGCAAAAAGTAATAACGCTCATTTGGCATTATTGTTTATTGATCTCAATGGCTTTAAAAAAATTAACGATACTATGGGACATAAAGTTGGGGATAGTGTGTTAATTCAAGTCGCTCAACGCATTAGTGCATTTTCTGAATCAAATCCTGTGGGGCGATGGGGTGGAGATCAGTTTTTAGTAGCCTTATCCTATAGCGATGAAGAAGCAGCCAAATCCATAGCCAAAGCAATAATTACTAGTATCGAGCAAATTATTTTTGTGGATGGTAATGAACTACATCTAACAGCTTCAATTGGTATTGCTACCTCCCCTACTCATACATCATCGGCCACTGAGCTTATCCAGTTAGCTGATTTAACTATGTGCCAACAGAAAAAAACCTCGGTAGCTGCGGCTAGATTATTTTCGGTCGATTTAAAGGAAAAAATAGAGGCATCACAACGAATTTTAGATGGGCTACAACACGCTATTCAACGGAAACAATTATACCTGTGTTATCAACCTATTGTATCTGCCAATGATAAATCACCTCGGGCTTTTGAGGCCTTACTAAGATGGGATTTTAACGGCACCTTTATTGGTCCTGATCAATTTATTCCCCTTGCAGAAAAATCAGGATTAATCAAAGAAATTGGCGCTTGGGTATTAAACCGAGCTTGTATGGATGCCAAGCATTGGCAATATTGCACGGATACGGCTGTATCAGTCAATGTATCGGTTATACAACTTATGGATGATGGCTTTATGCGCTTATTAGACAATTGTCTAAAAAGTACTGGTTTACCGCCTCATCGTCTGCACCTAGAAATAACCGAATCAACATTTGTTGAAAACCAAAACAAAGTGCTTCAGCAACTTAAGCATATACAAGAGCGACAAATTAATCTGTCAATTGATGATTTTGGTACCGGATATTCATCCCTATCACAATTACAAACACTGCCAGTTAATTACGTAAAAATTGATAAAACCTTTGTAGATAATATCGAAGGTAAAGGGGAAGCTATTATCAGAGCCACCCAATATATTGCCCAAGCACTTAATTATAAAACCATCGCAGAAGGAGTAGAAACCGACAAACAAGCAGATTTGTTATTTGCTATGGGAATTGATTACCTGCAAGGGTATAATTTTGCAAAACCTATGAAAACTGAAGATTTAATTCTCTGGCAAAAATCTGCACCAAAGAGCACTTCATCGACAAAATTTCCTAACGAGTATATTTAA
- the ilvN gene encoding acetolactate synthase small subunit encodes MRRILSVLMENEPGSLSRLVGVFSQRGYNVDSLSVAPTDDKSLSRLTIVTEADDKVIEQITKQVNKLIDVLKVSDLSDGVHVERELMLIKVATRSESVRAEVKRNVDIFRAQIVDVDTANYTIQVTGTSDKLDAFAHAIGQSTEIIEVSRSGVCGLARGEKALRL; translated from the coding sequence ATGAGAAGAATCTTATCTGTTTTAATGGAAAATGAACCAGGCTCATTATCGCGTTTGGTAGGGGTTTTCTCACAACGTGGTTATAACGTTGATTCTTTGAGCGTGGCACCTACTGATGACAAAAGCCTTTCTAGATTAACCATAGTTACTGAGGCTGATGACAAAGTGATTGAACAAATCACTAAGCAAGTTAATAAATTGATTGACGTGCTTAAGGTGTCAGATTTATCAGACGGTGTACACGTTGAACGTGAACTTATGCTGATAAAAGTGGCGACTCGTTCTGAATCAGTTCGCGCTGAAGTGAAACGTAATGTGGATATTTTCAGAGCGCAAATTGTTGATGTCGATACGGCTAACTACACTATTCAAGTAACAGGTACTAGCGATAAACTAGACGCATTTGCCCATGCAATTGGTCAGAGTACTGAAATTATTGAAGTATCAAGATCGGGGGTTTGTGGTTTAGCCAGAGGTGAAAAAGCACTGCGTTTGTAA
- a CDS encoding acetolactate synthase 3 large subunit, with protein sequence MEMMSGAAMVVRALKDAGVKHVFGYPGGSVLDIYDALYVQDDVEHILVRHEQAAAHMADGYARSTGKTGTVLVTSGPGATNTITGIATAYMDSIPMVVLSGQVPTMHIGEDAFQETDMIGCSRPIVKHSFLVKRAVDIPGAIAKAYHIANTGRPGPVVIDLPKDIVNPLEEHPYVFPETVEMRSYNPTLKGHNKQIKKAIDTIKAAKQPVLYIGGGVIMSESSAKVTEFAELLGCPVTSTLMGLGAVSGTHEQFVGMLGMHGTFEANKTMHNADCIIALGARFDDRVTNNVAKFCPNATIVHVDIDPTSISKTVAAHIPVVGSIETVLEQFFEKLDGFDVAAHKESLSAWWEQINQWRGQKCLEFKFDNEQIKPQQVVQSLYKHTQGDAFITSDVGQHQMFAALYYPFAKPRRWINSGGAGTMGFGFPAAMGVQVAHPDAVVACVTGDGSIQMNIQELATCLQYNIPVKIISINNRALGMVRQWQDMIYKGRHSHSYMDSLPDFVKLAEAYGHIGIRVDKPEELDDAMARCFAEKDRLVFMDIRVDQNEHVYPMQIKYGAMDDMRLSKTERT encoded by the coding sequence ATGGAAATGATGTCAGGCGCCGCAATGGTTGTAAGGGCGCTAAAAGATGCAGGCGTAAAACATGTATTTGGATACCCTGGTGGTTCAGTACTGGATATTTACGATGCGCTATATGTCCAGGATGATGTTGAACACATACTTGTAAGACATGAACAAGCCGCAGCTCATATGGCAGATGGTTATGCTCGCTCAACAGGTAAAACAGGGACAGTGTTAGTGACTTCTGGTCCTGGTGCAACAAATACTATTACGGGTATTGCTACCGCATATATGGATTCAATTCCTATGGTAGTTTTATCTGGACAAGTCCCAACTATGCATATTGGCGAAGACGCTTTCCAAGAAACAGATATGATCGGTTGTTCACGTCCTATCGTGAAACACAGCTTTTTAGTTAAACGTGCAGTGGATATTCCTGGCGCTATCGCTAAGGCTTATCATATTGCGAATACAGGTCGTCCAGGCCCAGTAGTTATTGATTTACCTAAAGATATCGTTAACCCGTTAGAAGAACATCCTTATGTTTTTCCGGAAACAGTAGAAATGCGTTCGTATAACCCAACGCTGAAAGGTCACAATAAACAAATTAAGAAAGCCATTGATACAATTAAAGCAGCTAAACAGCCTGTTCTTTATATCGGTGGTGGTGTGATTATGAGTGAATCTAGCGCCAAAGTGACTGAATTTGCTGAATTATTAGGATGCCCTGTTACTTCAACCCTTATGGGATTAGGTGCAGTATCGGGTACTCATGAACAATTTGTTGGTATGTTAGGTATGCATGGCACATTTGAAGCGAATAAAACGATGCATAATGCTGATTGTATTATTGCTTTAGGTGCTCGTTTTGATGATCGTGTGACAAATAATGTGGCCAAGTTTTGTCCTAATGCAACCATAGTACATGTTGATATTGATCCTACTTCTATTTCTAAAACTGTTGCCGCACACATACCTGTAGTGGGATCTATCGAAACCGTTTTAGAGCAGTTTTTTGAAAAATTAGATGGTTTTGATGTTGCTGCACATAAAGAAAGTTTGTCTGCTTGGTGGGAACAAATTAACCAATGGCGTGGGCAAAAATGTTTAGAGTTTAAATTTGATAACGAGCAAATTAAGCCACAGCAAGTTGTACAATCTTTGTATAAACATACACAAGGTGATGCGTTTATTACCTCTGATGTAGGTCAACACCAAATGTTTGCTGCTCTTTATTACCCATTTGCCAAACCAAGACGTTGGATTAATTCTGGTGGCGCAGGAACCATGGGCTTTGGTTTTCCTGCCGCTATGGGTGTTCAAGTGGCACATCCTGATGCAGTTGTTGCTTGTGTTACAGGTGACGGTAGTATTCAAATGAATATCCAAGAATTGGCGACATGTTTGCAATACAACATTCCAGTTAAGATTATCTCTATTAATAACCGTGCGTTAGGCATGGTACGCCAATGGCAGGATATGATTTATAAAGGGCGTCATTCACATTCGTATATGGATTCTTTACCTGACTTTGTTAAATTAGCAGAGGCTTATGGCCATATTGGAATTAGAGTGGATAAACCTGAAGAGTTAGATGATGCTATGGCTCGCTGCTTTGCAGAAAAAGACCGCCTAGTATTTATGGATATTCGAGTAGATCAAAACGAACACGTATACCCAATGCAGATTAAATATGGTGCGATGGACGATATGCGATTGAGTAAGACGGAGCGTACCTAA
- a CDS encoding DUF4442 domain-containing protein, with product MSQSSQQNKYKSNPFRTFVDFANRRPVWFSSWLITKVFRFKVKLAGTTGIEMLHTDGKTVTYRQKNYRKAQNHIGSVHAAATALLAESCTGFIVGINLPGDKLPLIKRMDLQYIKRATGDMTAVATLTDEQIDLMQTLEKGEIKVAVKVTDAMGIEPVICEMIWAWVPQNR from the coding sequence ATGTCTCAATCAAGTCAGCAAAATAAGTATAAATCCAATCCTTTTCGTACTTTTGTCGATTTTGCCAATCGCAGGCCAGTTTGGTTCAGCTCTTGGTTAATTACCAAAGTGTTTCGATTTAAGGTTAAATTGGCTGGTACTACTGGCATCGAGATGTTGCATACAGATGGCAAAACAGTCACCTATAGGCAAAAAAACTATCGTAAAGCGCAAAACCACATTGGCAGCGTACATGCTGCTGCAACAGCTTTGTTGGCAGAATCATGCACAGGTTTTATTGTTGGGATTAATTTACCGGGAGATAAGCTACCCTTGATCAAACGCATGGACCTGCAATATATCAAAAGAGCAACGGGAGATATGACAGCGGTTGCTACTTTAACTGATGAACAAATTGACTTGATGCAAACTCTGGAAAAGGGCGAAATAAAGGTGGCAGTTAAAGTGACTGACGCAATGGGTATCGAACCTGTGATCTGTGAAATGATCTGGGCTTGGGTCCCCCAAAACAGATAA
- the lpxL gene encoding LpxL/LpxP family Kdo(2)-lipid IV(A) lauroyl/palmitoleoyl acyltransferase, which produces MQQKKVEAPRFELAFLLPKYWLTWISIVILYSISWLPYKVQLSLGKLLGKLLKVVAKKRCLVAKRNLELCFPDYTEQQRQAILDANIENAGMAILETGMGWWWPNWRVNRKAEFEGYEHIEAILAKGKGVLGYAIHNLNLEFSCRVLGATQPSVVFYRKHNNPLMEYMQYFGRSRANKYMVHKRNVKGLIKALDDGELCMYLPDQDYGRNKCEFTPFFAVPETASTTGSLLFAKSANCETVFLASIRTKTGYKVIVLPGLENFPSGDDNYDVARINQTIEKLIALAPEQYLWMHKRFKTRPSADEPSLYE; this is translated from the coding sequence TTGCAACAAAAAAAGGTTGAGGCGCCAAGGTTTGAATTGGCGTTTTTGTTACCCAAATATTGGTTAACTTGGATCAGTATTGTTATCTTGTACAGTATTTCTTGGTTACCTTATAAGGTGCAACTTTCTTTGGGTAAACTTTTAGGAAAATTACTCAAAGTTGTGGCTAAAAAAAGATGTTTAGTAGCGAAACGAAATTTAGAATTATGTTTTCCTGATTATACTGAACAGCAGCGTCAAGCTATTTTAGATGCCAATATTGAAAATGCAGGTATGGCAATTCTAGAGACTGGCATGGGCTGGTGGTGGCCGAATTGGCGGGTTAATAGAAAAGCTGAATTTGAGGGTTATGAACATATTGAAGCCATATTAGCCAAAGGAAAAGGGGTACTTGGTTACGCTATTCATAATTTAAATTTAGAATTCTCTTGTCGTGTACTAGGTGCAACTCAACCTTCAGTTGTTTTTTATCGCAAACACAATAATCCACTGATGGAATACATGCAGTATTTTGGTCGAAGTCGTGCCAATAAATACATGGTGCATAAAAGGAATGTAAAAGGTTTGATAAAAGCATTAGATGACGGCGAACTTTGTATGTATTTACCTGACCAAGATTATGGTCGAAATAAGTGTGAATTTACCCCCTTTTTTGCGGTGCCAGAAACCGCCTCTACTACTGGTTCTTTGTTGTTTGCCAAGAGTGCAAATTGTGAAACTGTGTTTCTTGCTTCAATACGAACAAAAACTGGCTATAAAGTTATAGTGCTTCCAGGACTGGAGAATTTCCCTTCAGGTGACGATAACTATGATGTAGCACGAATAAATCAGACTATTGAAAAGTTGATAGCTTTGGCTCCTGAGCAGTATTTGTGGATGCACAAACGTTTTAAAACTAGGCCTTCAGCGGATGAACCTTCTTTGTATGAATAA
- the maoP gene encoding DUF413 domain-containing protein: protein MAKIKRDSLVGRLFADPKNYPYGFSRSGDFSINESKALAEYGCLIAALVDGHIAPETDEDQELLAAAFAKKAPQSFAEKAWVKYQKRINRPKLAGIYGSHRISNDDEEASIGQEDEIQIEIDDE from the coding sequence ATGGCAAAAATTAAAAGAGACTCGTTAGTTGGCCGCTTGTTTGCAGATCCAAAAAATTATCCTTATGGTTTTTCTCGTTCAGGGGATTTTTCGATTAACGAAAGTAAAGCATTGGCTGAATATGGTTGTCTTATTGCTGCCTTAGTTGATGGTCATATTGCTCCCGAGACAGACGAAGACCAAGAATTGTTGGCCGCAGCATTTGCTAAAAAAGCCCCGCAAAGTTTTGCAGAGAAAGCTTGGGTGAAATATCAAAAGCGGATTAATCGTCCTAAACTTGCTGGAATATATGGTAGTCATCGTATATCTAACGACGATGAAGAAGCAAGTATAGGACAGGAAGACGAAATTCAAATTGAAATTGATGATGAATAA
- a CDS encoding tetratricopeptide repeat-containing sulfotransferase family protein, whose amino-acid sequence MSALFNLQNMNQIAQLHRLAQQAVNNRDFVKGHSYCVEIIKQNPQHADSYFLLAMINVAVGQITKAIKLIHKALEIDTTAEYMAHLCKCYALQGKIAEVCKYAELAPVKNIENPLTLDTLGVALSHIGLHQKALLYFAKALTLNTKRPEFYYNFAVSSKFVGHFAQAREAFEAAIRLKAEYFQAHFALADLGGIDKDNNHIKRLESLFNQSIHPNNLLHIGHALAKEYEALGEYDKSFEALHQAKQAKLAISHYQFSHDKELFEHLQKTQDLTRSNNQGYDSERPIFVLGMPRSGTTLVERILSNHTDVTSCGELQDFALAVKQVTATASQTVLDLETLEAAQNVDYAEIGRRYIQSTAEVSGSSKYFIDKLPFNFFYIDLIRKALPKAKIICLLRNPMDTCIGNFRQLFSNTSPYYQYTYDLSTIGHFYAEFYQLAHRWAKLKPDNFMLLKYEDLVMQPQTHIQQLLAFCQLPWQEKCLHVEQNQAPVATASKVQVRQPINTHSIGSWKKFSRHTQDLENILRDANIPVE is encoded by the coding sequence TTGAGTGCCCTTTTTAATTTGCAGAATATGAATCAAATTGCACAACTACATAGACTGGCTCAGCAGGCGGTCAATAACAGGGATTTTGTTAAAGGTCACAGCTATTGTGTAGAGATCATCAAGCAAAACCCGCAACACGCTGATAGTTACTTTTTATTAGCTATGATCAATGTTGCAGTTGGGCAAATAACAAAAGCTATTAAACTGATACATAAAGCTTTAGAAATTGATACTACTGCTGAATATATGGCCCACCTTTGTAAATGTTATGCCTTGCAAGGTAAGATTGCTGAAGTATGTAAATATGCTGAGTTGGCACCAGTGAAAAACATCGAAAATCCGCTGACTTTAGATACCTTGGGTGTGGCCTTAAGCCATATCGGTTTGCATCAAAAAGCTTTGTTGTATTTTGCCAAAGCATTAACTCTTAACACTAAACGCCCTGAGTTTTATTACAACTTTGCTGTATCGAGTAAATTTGTAGGGCATTTTGCACAGGCTCGTGAGGCTTTTGAAGCCGCCATTCGTCTCAAAGCTGAATATTTTCAAGCGCACTTTGCTTTAGCTGATTTAGGAGGCATAGATAAAGATAACAATCATATTAAAAGGTTAGAGTCGCTTTTTAATCAGTCAATACACCCTAATAATTTATTGCATATCGGCCATGCTTTAGCCAAAGAATATGAGGCTTTAGGTGAGTATGACAAGTCTTTCGAGGCATTACACCAAGCTAAACAAGCAAAATTGGCTATTAGCCATTATCAATTTAGTCATGATAAAGAGCTTTTTGAACACCTGCAAAAAACGCAAGATTTAACTCGCTCAAATAATCAAGGTTATGACTCAGAACGGCCCATTTTTGTCTTGGGCATGCCTCGCTCTGGCACTACCTTAGTTGAGCGAATTCTGAGTAATCATACCGATGTGACATCTTGTGGTGAATTACAAGATTTTGCTTTGGCGGTGAAACAGGTGACGGCTACTGCTAGCCAAACTGTATTAGATCTTGAAACCTTAGAAGCCGCACAAAATGTTGACTATGCAGAGATTGGACGTCGTTATATACAAAGTACAGCTGAGGTATCAGGTAGCAGCAAATATTTTATCGATAAATTACCTTTTAACTTTTTTTACATAGACTTAATTAGAAAAGCCTTGCCTAAAGCCAAAATCATTTGTTTATTACGCAACCCAATGGATACCTGTATAGGCAATTTTAGGCAGCTATTTTCGAATACCAGTCCTTATTATCAGTACACTTATGATTTATCAACAATCGGTCATTTTTATGCAGAATTTTATCAACTAGCGCATCGCTGGGCTAAGTTAAAACCAGATAATTTTATGCTGCTCAAATACGAAGACTTAGTTATGCAGCCACAAACACATATCCAACAACTACTAGCATTTTGCCAACTGCCTTGGCAAGAAAAGTGTTTACATGTAGAGCAGAACCAAGCGCCAGTAGCCACGGCTAGTAAAGTTCAAGTACGTCAGCCTATTAACACTCATTCTATAGGTAGTTGGAAAAAATTCAGTCGGCATACACAAGATTTAGAGAATATTTTACGAGATGCCAATATTCCAGTTGAATAG
- a CDS encoding toxin co-regulated pilus biosynthesis Q family protein has protein sequence MVNKKKSADSIFWLKHTLLGILILLIAGIVLYLHDSSTANQRPDGEGPRTIEENMSNFYSDYKLTSRNPREEGLGDFVLPVKKSEEPLNERLKKMESLQKPESGRWEGEHKHRSFKSGSTLRSAITDYAESEGMQVIWELDQDFIIKHTFQLDDSILGSLSMIAKAIDANFDGEVKAYMCPRQRSLVITVKETDYLNKHCTRARN, from the coding sequence ATGGTTAATAAAAAAAAATCGGCAGATTCAATCTTTTGGTTAAAACATACTTTACTTGGCATCTTAATTTTATTGATAGCTGGCATTGTTTTGTATTTACACGATAGCAGTACCGCTAATCAACGTCCAGATGGTGAAGGCCCAAGAACCATAGAAGAGAATATGAGCAATTTTTACTCTGACTATAAACTGACGTCTCGCAACCCCAGAGAAGAAGGGTTAGGGGATTTTGTGTTGCCAGTTAAAAAGTCTGAAGAGCCGTTAAATGAGCGTCTTAAAAAAATGGAAAGTTTACAAAAACCTGAGTCTGGTCGTTGGGAAGGTGAACATAAACATAGATCATTTAAGTCGGGAAGTACTTTGCGAAGTGCTATCACTGATTATGCGGAATCTGAAGGCATGCAGGTTATTTGGGAATTAGACCAGGACTTTATTATTAAACATACCTTTCAGTTAGATGATTCTATTTTGGGCAGTCTTAGTATGATCGCTAAGGCCATTGATGCCAATTTTGATGGTGAAGTGAAAGCTTATATGTGCCCACGACAACGGTCATTAGTGATAACCGTAAAAGAAACCGATTATCTTAATAAGCATTGTACGCGGGCCCGGAATTGA
- a CDS encoding thymidine kinase encodes MAQLYFYYSAMNAGKSTALLQSAYNYAERGMRAEIFTAALDNRYGQGKVASRIGLEANAHLFNPQTDLLTTIKTMAEEKNLDCLFIDEAQFLTKQQVQQLVDVVDDLDIPVLAYGLRTDFLAETFEGSRYLLAWADKLIELKTICHCGRKATFVVRIDENGHAVKEGEQVEVGGNDRYESMCRKHFKDLVW; translated from the coding sequence ATGGCTCAGCTTTATTTTTATTATTCAGCGATGAATGCTGGAAAATCCACTGCATTATTACAATCCGCCTACAACTATGCTGAGCGTGGTATGCGCGCAGAAATATTTACTGCTGCTTTAGACAATCGATATGGCCAAGGCAAAGTCGCCTCACGTATTGGTCTCGAAGCGAACGCACACTTGTTCAACCCGCAAACGGATCTATTAACAACTATTAAAACAATGGCAGAAGAAAAAAACTTAGATTGTTTGTTTATTGACGAGGCACAATTTTTAACTAAACAGCAAGTACAACAGCTTGTCGATGTAGTAGATGATCTTGATATCCCTGTGCTCGCTTATGGTCTACGTACTGATTTTTTAGCAGAAACCTTTGAAGGTAGCCGTTATTTATTAGCTTGGGCTGATAAATTAATTGAGCTCAAAACTATTTGTCATTGCGGAAGAAAAGCCACTTTTGTGGTAAGAATTGATGAAAATGGCCATGCCGTAAAAGAAGGTGAACAAGTAGAAGTAGGTGGCAATGATAGGTACGAATCTATGTGCAGAAAACACTTTAAAGACTTAGTTTGGTAG